Genomic DNA from Diorhabda carinulata isolate Delta chromosome 10, icDioCari1.1, whole genome shotgun sequence:
ttaatacatttatcattatatttatcatataccagcatcggttattactttataattttcaaatcaaaacattccgaaaacggtacacagtatccagttttatcaaaagtacctttttggtgtcaAACTAAATAAGGTTCAAGTTCATCCCAAATTTTactcaataaatctaatattgaaaaagttataagagttagacaaaaaaataaattcattggatgtatcagcttcaaaaacatattcgtataaaatttcaatacaatgttgtcAGTGGttgcagcaatttttttacAGAGCAAACCCCAACtctttatagttttttatttatcctaGATACGGGATCAACTTATTTTGTAATATCCTGTATATATCAtgacattttttaatcatttttgtataTAAGTCATTTGATAATGCTTATAGTCAGGAGCGAAACatcaacataaataaataaaaatcaaaaaatttctaaattcattGGTTCAAGCCTATTTCAAGCATCATTcctcaaattaaatttttatatcgaatttttgattacaatatagaaaattaaattttatttttacttcagTTTTTCGTATCCCTTCTTCCTCTCTTTGATTGCGTTGTTATATTTCGAAAGAAATTCATCAATGTCTTTTTCTATACCAAAATGTACGGCTTCCAAAATTCCTCGGAGCCTTTGGATCAACTGTACATTTTTagtctcttcttcttctattttgcTGAAATATTCTGCTCGGATATTCGCCTTTTGTTCCTTTCTAGCCATTTCCAATATGTACAAAATGGTTTTCACATAATTCTCATCATCCGTTAATGTCTGCGTTAATTCTCCTACTTCTTCTTCGgttttcttttccaaattaCTAATCTGCAAAATACGGGtcatagaaatagaaaaaaatctgccGAACATAATTAATTAGGTGGATTCTcagcaatgaaaatttttaccgACAAGTTGCATATTTCGGTCTGTATATCTTTTATTGAGAATTATACacttccaaaatttttgaataaaaatatgaaatacgaATAGTATATAaacttatcacaaaaatttCCGAAATCACGCAGTATAGCACTATACCACTAAATATCCATAAAAAATCTTAAGTATATTGGCATAGTATAaacagtattaaaaaaattgtcaccaTTATTTAATATGAAGGAATAGGAAACGATATGAACTATATTGTTTCCTATGTTGATAAATCAAGGTGAAAAGTCTTGAATCCCTGCAGGCTAACACCGGCTGAGATCGTGAAGATCTCTAATTcgactaaaaataaatatatcacgCGCAGTTTGTCATATAGTGACGTCCTTGCAATTGTATGATTAACTGTACGTTAAATTTTCTTGTTAACGTTGGGACGGCTTCACTGGAGTCATCCTAAAGTAACTTTTCAAACCGTAAGACGCAACGTTTATTCTTTTGTAATTTTGAGGGAGACAATGAGGATGCAATGTCATCAACTCCCTCCTTGTAGCTAtcttgtttttattgttctagACATAAAACGACAATTTTCCACTTTCTGTGTATTGCAGTCTTTTATACACGTTAATTTAATTATGTGAAGTCAagttgaataaatgaattcgATCACATTAGAATATGAGCAGCAAGGACTCAGATCAGAAAGATACTACACAGacttgtcatgtgtaattcctcgtgtaaaatttttcaaaccatttctttaacggcgtttacagcctcggcaatcatccggatgctcattcgacgatctgcacacacaatttggttgattttggtcattgtttccggagttgaaactgTCACAGGGCAACCTGGGTGATGGTCATCTACAGTTGTCACTGGGCCCTTcgagtttttatcaatttaacgagaaatttaaGATTGATATGTTACTCCTGGTTTTcggtacgaaaaaaaaacacgtttgttcaaaccgctactgcacaaatactataatagtgacggaatcatgttttgggacgtgcatagacaagatatctagatacccaacgcactactcgttttttaccccacccgtctagggcgccctctaggtgcgcagtctcgttatttaatagcctcGTAAATCTTACCTCGTTGTCATAATCACGTTTGAGTTCTTCCATTCTTTCTTTAAACATATCCAATAGTTTATCAATGTGCTCGATATGATTTTTACAATTCATGGAATACTGCTCTTCGGAATCTTTTATTTCTTCCAACAACAAGGAAATTGTGAAATCTTTATTATCTATGACTAGTTCGAAGTTATGCCAGGCAAATTCTAATTCGTCTCTCATATGAGGGAGGGCAATGTCCATTAACATTTGTCTCCATTCTTTTTCGTGTCTACCAATGGTAACGTCACTAAATTTGAGCTCTCTGTGAaaacattttgttgttattatttttagattagaaagaaataaatatgagGTTTCTAGGCTTTAGGCTAACAATATTGTTTCACTCAATTGTTTCTCATAATTTGATATACCAGACTAATTGATatgattcaagaaaaatttggtACTCTTTCCAGTAAGATCCATCTATACCACATTCTGTCTGGTATCAGAGATCCACCTAATTGAAgtatataaaagattttctcTTTATGCTTCATATGAATAATGTCTGCTATAGTCTCAAGGATTCTTCAGTTTTTGCAAACGGGATTTTAGAATCAACATTGGTAGGTATGCAAGCCTATATACCTCACACCTCAAGGAATTCACAAATAACATTGATAGGAATTGTACTAAtgcaaaaatacaaatactGTTTATGGCAAATGGCGGCCAAAAACTAGTACCAAATGGAAAACAAACTTCTTAATTGCCTAAAGACATCAAGGCCCCTCAGGTTTGTAGCAGAAATAGTCATAAGTCAAAATTCTACCATAGATTAGGAAAGATTGGTCAATCCAGGGGACCGCAAACGAGGAAGCAGAATTGTTAGGTCGTTTATTTTCTACTAACTCAACTCTTCACTCGTAGGTAAAATCACTAGCCTAGGGTTGGTTTGTCGATGCAAGAAATAGACTTTCGACACCGAGATGCTGCAAACCTTTTCAAAGGTTTGGACATCAATACAGCCACTAGCCTCGATAGTGCATAGCTGAGCTAACAAGTCCTCTAACATTTGAAGCTTGCTCGAATTTAActcatacaaaaagaaagaaaaaagacaGTTCTCAACAACTATTGTCTGATTTTTTAGTCCAATCACTAGAGAAGCCATAGAAAATGCGGGAATCACGGGCAATCTCTTTGGGTACATCGGAGGCTCTTGTTCGAGAGTGGAAGGGCAACATATATAGCAAATTAAGCTAGGTAAGATACCCTTATGAAGTGCCGGTGTTCCCCGGTTACACATCCTTTTTCTGCTCTAAATCAACGATCTATTCGTCACAGTGGCCAATCCGATTTATAGCTTCGACAACAATAACAAACTGGTTTCGTTGTTTAAATCAGCCTCCGAAATAAACTCAGCTAACACCCAACTTGTAGACAACAACAGATCATTATCgcatcaataccgatcttgagTACATTCTGAAATGGGGTAGAAGTAATCTGATTGAGCTTAACGCAGCAAAGACTTAGGCTGCTGTTTCCACAAAGAAGACTGGCACTTTGGCTTCTGATTTGGTTCTGTATGGacatgaaatataatatatagatataaatagaTTGGGAGCTATATTATCTGGCATATTCCTTTGGACCAAATAGCTAAGGCATCTTCCCAAAACTTGCAACCAAGAAGCTGTATACTCCACATCAATCTCTACAAGGCTTAGATTAATCTTTGGAGTAATGCTAACGCGTTTGGTGCTCGGCTCCTAACCATACCCTGATGATGTTCGACTCAATGTAGACAAGAGTAATTCGTCTTATAGGTGTGTTCAGAAATTCGGAGCGCCTAGACCATAGAAAAAAGTCGTTGACCTGAGTATTTTATCACATACACGACAGGGCTTCATCTGAAATGTCAGATACCATCCTCTCTAGAGTAGTATTTGCAAAATCCAGGACAGACATGGCCCATGAGCACCGAGTTCGCCAGCAAACGTTCAAAACGTCATGTTATCGGAACTTTGttggagaagtgcaagtctGGGGAATCACCTTCCAACGTTTTTCCCGAACACTTCAACCTTCCCGTGCTTGCTTTTTCACATGGCAAAGAAGAGAGTTTTTTCAATTGCTTTTCCATGTAAAAACTGTTCAATCAACACACGTCAATCTCTGGAAAGtcacttttccaaaaaaaaacattatagcTTTTGAATACTTATCGCATTCCGCTTCGAAACTATTACTATAATGTATATTTCTTTGCTacataaaaaacttaatttatcAGTAGTTTGTATTGTATTTGTTTAGAGATTAGATTCGATACCAAATGCCCACAAGGATATTACAGCCATCTTTgtaagatatttattatgtgaACTTAAATTAAAATCTGTTTTGAAGATTGAATAAGAAGCTAAAAAAGCAGACTTTTCAAATAAGATCAAAGGTTTCGCATTTACGTCTTGGAGAATTAGATATGATCACATTTGAAGATGAGTCTTCGGTAAAAGAGTGATATTGTAATGCGTAAAAGAACCTTTTATAACATCGCATCGTTTCAAAGAGAGGCGGCTCTCTTTTTTAAGAAGTTTCTACCAATACATTTGTGCCTTTTTGCACGTGACCCATAACTTTCAATATATCAAAGAACGTTTTTCTACCGTTTCTGTGAATAAGTAGagcattaaaaaataagaaaaatatagaatgaaTGCTATTTAATGGAAAGTTAGAAATCTACTacttatttattgataataaaaacttgttaGGGCGACAGTACTTTCAACTTCCTCTTTGTAGCTCAATCCTCCCATAATAAATCATATTATAAGATTTTGGTTGGGATTTAAATTACTTAAGATAAATGACATCAGTCATAGTCTTATTGTTGCAGTTATATTATTCTCAATATATTCTTTTAGCTTAGACCGAGGTATCAAATGTGACCATACAAACAAAATGATGGCAATTGCTTATCAAAAACATCATGTACCAGCATAACGGAAAATTCGTCATATATGTGATACTCTCTAATACACACGAACTTCTAGTTCAGATAATCGTTTTTTATGCCAATTTGAAATAACTAACCTTAGTAAAACATTCCTTTGCTCTTGTTTCTTTTTCTCTAGTTTAAGGCGCTTCTTCTCTATTCTTTTTGCTGCTTTCAACGCAGCTTTTTCTTCAGGAGAAAGTTGAATTCTAATTTTTGGACCCATTGTAATTATATAACGATAAAATGTATATCACTCGCCAGAAATTGAATGGGTATAAAATGTATCAATCGCTAATAAACTTCTGTCAATATGAAGTTTTAATGATTTATCACAAGGTAACGTATCTACAGAGTGGATCATAGAAAAGTGTCCTCTCCTATATATGGcagattttatgaaaattttcaaacgttTCGGGAGATGCTTTATTACAATACAgacatctgtcatttgtcaattattttatatccgCTTCTACCGGACCTCATTTGTAAATACTATGCGTGACACATCATTAAAACAGCATTCAGATTGAAACATAATgatcgtttttttcttcaatcgcCACTAAAGCGCCAGTGACAGCCAACAATGTTAAATGTGATTATATGCGTGAAAGCGTGTTATAG
This window encodes:
- the LOC130898673 gene encoding dynein regulatory complex subunit 2 isoform X1; the protein is MGPKIRIQLSPEEKAALKAAKRIEKKRLKLEKKKQEQRNVLLRELKFSDVTIGRHEKEWRQMLMDIALPHMRDELEFAWHNFELVIDNKDFTISLLLEEIKDSEEQYSMNCKNHIEHIDKLLDMFKERMEELKRDYDNEISNLEKKTEEEVGELTQTLTDDENYVKTILYILEMARKEQKANIRAEYFSKIEEEETKNVQLIQRLRGILEAVHFGIEKDIDEFLSKYNNAIKERKKGYEKLKQQDDALQELLAFQLDKIRKMHESIKTLRQELADSQKTLGRKLKDLETEFQFFNNAFNILKTRLVKDRELDAKKMEILTVNHNETVQALQKIKEKGEHILHIAAVCRKLETQEEKIRPFPSNYLKEDTTGIDQRVESIEILDLFWQRVGQAEASRYALIEERTFLKTENNILQRKIHEFCQCLQCPVPQTLDNEELNWPPYIGHISKNVTEAISEMKKYQVHDYPFGK